The DNA window ctctgggttggcgTATTTATCAACTATGGGTTGAAAAAGAACTTAAACATCAATTATGGGTTGAACATGGAAGAAAAATCAACTCTGAGTTGAAAGGAAATTGACCATCAACTCTGCGttgagagagaaaagaaaaatcaaCTATGGGTTAAGCTAGAACTAAatatcaactttgggttgagagagaaaaggaaaatcaactctaggttgaTCAAGAAATAAACACCAAGTCTGGGTTGAGCAAGAACTAAATATCAACTCTAGattgagagaaaaaaagaaaaatcaactaTGGGTTGATCAAGAAATAAACATCAACAATGGGTTGAGCAAGAAAtaaatatcaactctgggttgagagagcaGAGGAAAATCAACTTTAGGTTGAGCAagaaataaacatcaactctaGATTGAGAGAGAAAATAAATACCAACTTTGGGTTGGAGAGAAAATATATACCAACTTTGGGTTGGAGAGAAAATAAATACCAACTTTGGGTTGGAAAGAAACGGGATAACAACTCTGGGATGAAAGAAAGATACCAGTCTAAGCTAGGTAGGAAAACAGGAGATGCCAGTCTGAGCTGGACTTGGAGAAAGAAATATCAGTCTGTCCTGGACCAAGGGGGAGATATCAGTGTGACATGGACTAAGAAAAAGACACCAGTCTGACCCGAATTTAGAAGAAATTTGAGAGGAGAATGTTAGTCTGGCCTGGACTTAGAGACATATAAACATAGTTGATTTTGAGAAATGAAACCACAAGGGTAACTCTGAGTAAACCCGGTGGAATATCAACTGAATGCTTTGTAGGGAACTTATCTGATGAATATCTACCCGGATTATGCTTCACAtgcatattttgattaattttatgcACCTCTGGAGATATGATGCAATGCAATAACTATATGTAGTGCACTGAttgattgatcagggtttctaCTTTCTGTGGGGAATATGTTGGATGGAGTTCTGGTACTCTGTTTGGGGATTAAAGTAGAGAGGATGCCCCTACATCACTGATGATTGGATTATCATGAGAGGAATGTCAACGAATTAGACTTTGGTGTGCTAGGGATTATCAACGATGTACTAGATTTTGGCTTTATGATAaggcaatgatatgcatgatgtatgtatgatcaTGATAGATAAAATTCTTGTTTCTAAGTTACAAGGAGTGGATTGGAAGTGCCTTCTCGGAAAGGTTGTTGCTTGTGGAAAGTATCTGtgaaggtgtttggcttgactcctcgacacctgtCTTGATATCCgatacttgattgaagatgaagaaaagagATGCTAATGGCCTGCCCCATCCCGCAGGATCTCTTGAGAAAGAACTCTGATGCGTTTGAATCATGGAGTTTTGCAATGGTCTTCCCCAGTGTTGATCACAGGATTGtcatgaatgccccagattgaaaggaactgcTCAACTAAATGGATTCTTCAGGTATTTGCTCCATGGATGACCAAACTTTTCCCCTGTAAGACTACTCAATTGTATTTCAtcgttgaactttccttggtatcaagtacttattttCAGATTAGAGACGATTCTGTTTTTAAAATGATAACAGGGATGCACTACACATGATAATCTCAAATTCAAAGTTTTTATTTGTTAAGAAAGACACTAATTGATTTTTTGGTGATTACTAGTCAGAATGTTGTACCGATACTGACACAAATGACAAGCAACatattaggagtcagttttgacatgattttactgtTTGTATGTTTTCACAATGAAccctgcttcagttaggacttttgaaggttgtaataTGGTCTGGTTCACAATTTGAGAAACAAGATAacgtaatacaattgaaaatgcttgagaaatctaaaCAATGACAAGATtttccttattctaatgcaaatgaaaattGGGAAAGCAACTTCAAAGAAATCTCCtattctctgacaaacataaagtcttcggGCTCCACTGGTGGAAGAATCATTATGAGGTGCGATGGGGTTGTTGATCACATTGGGAGTCACTGGTCCAAACTCAATTGCTTTACCATTAATCAaatcctgaaccttgtctttcAGAACCCTGCAATCCTCAATGGTGAAAGATTTGAGGATCTTATACCTTAATAAGCCTACAATTTCTTATACTTGGCTGCATATACCTATTCTCTTCATCATTGTAATCATTAAGCTTTGCATTTGCTTCATATGGATTTATGACTTGTTACAATCATTCCTTTCAAACATATCCAATAACTCATTCACATACTTTTGTTTATGCATTACCATGCCTTCCCTAACCCTTATAAATTCCATGCCATGAAAAAATTAAAGCTTCCCAAAATTATTCATCTCAAACTCAACCTCCATTTTCCCCTTTGAGTTCTCAATCGCAATTGAATGGATTTTAGTGATGAGCAAGTGATCCACCTACAAACAAATCATCATGATACTTGAATTTCTGAAACTTCACATGTAGACATCGTACTCAATTGTGTGTTTCTTTGAATCCTAActtaatagaaaatataaattctCTTTTAGCGAGTTCTATGGAATTGCTTTAATTTATACAAAGATTTGTGCAACTTGTACAATATACACTCTTTTCCTTTCACTTTAAATTATGGTTGTTGAGTGACATAAACTATATTTTCTATTGGACCATTTAAGAAATCAAACTTGACATCTAAGTAATTTAGGGGCCAATTCATGCTACTATTAATTGCTACAACTAGTCTCATTGTCTCAAGTCTTTCCACAAGAGTAAACATTTCATTATCGTCAATACCATATCTCTACAAGAGGCCACTAGTTGCTAATTTTTCCTTATGATTTGTAATTGTACCATGAGGATTCATTTTGATCTTAACGATACACTTCACATCAATGGTTTTCTTCCTTTCAAATAAATCAACAATCTCTCAAGTGTGATTCTTCTCAATTGACTTGAGTTTTAATCACGACCTCTCTCCAAATTTTAATCTTCATTATCTCATATTGGCCTATTATCTTAACACCAGCTAGCAGAGTAAAATTAATAAGCCCGCCTTCATTATTGAGTGCATTATCAAGTAATAGTTCACAATATACAAGTTTACTAGGAACTTGCCTTGTTTTCTATGACCCCACATATGTTTGAGCTTCTATTGGTCCATTATTGGTTAATTAAGTGTTTTCATCACCATTTTTTTCATTCGACTCTTCACTTTGAAAAAGTTCAAAGaaactgttctggactgggccgacgcATGACCCAAATACAGCGAGAGGCCCAAATTCAGTCTGACCCTAGGGAAGGCCCAATCTAGCTCCTCGTCACTAGGGCTTACATCTGCCCGGACTCCGAGCATGCGCCATGCTGGGTTCAATCTGGCAAGACCACGAGTCTCTCAAGCAAGCACTCCCTTCGAACACCTCCGCCTACCCTCTTCGCCGaggaccctcctcctcgtagggttcCTTCACCACACAATCCTCCGAATAAGGCAGAGCCCACGCACCTCCGAGAAGACCGTGTCTCCCCTGAAATTTCGGAGCGGTTGACCCAGGATGGAGACCACGTGCTGGTTTCCACTACACCCGTAGGATCCAGGCAATCTCTATTTTGGGCCTGGACATCCAGTCCAATGTGGAGATCTTGGCCCAGTGCTAGGCGCTATAAATACTCTATTTCACCAGAGGATCAAGTAACTTCAATCATTCTCACTCTTACCTTGCACTTGCACTCTGATTGCTAtctcttctcactttggcatcggagtaccttgcaggtacaccccctaaTTCACAGAAGTCCAACACGTGGCAGGCCCTGAGGATCCTCCTGATCAAGTAAGATGAAGCAGTCGCCCTGATGAAAGCTGAGGAAGATAAGAAGATGATTGAGGACAAAGTTTGGAAGTTGGAGTTGGCGCTCGGGGTGTCCAAGGACaagctgaagaagaagagtgAGGATTTGACACAGAAGTGAGATCTTCCTCAGATTCGGATGAGGGTAATACATCCTCCTGGGCGGCCATATCATCTGCAAGAAGGGGAAAATAGTGAATTCGACATTGTATCAAATCCACCATTCCACCGCAAGACAAGTGAAAGGGTAGAGCAAGGGGCACTAGAGGCCCCCGACCAAACCCTTATTTAACTCCTCGAGGAGGATTCGAGTGCGAACACGTCAGACCTAACTCATTTAGCGTCTCATAAGTAAAACCTACAGACAAACACACGAAGCTGATGAGCAAGGTGTGCATTCCCCGGGCAAAAGTTGAATTCCACGGGGAGAAAACATGAGTTTCCCGGGCTCTAACGTGAACAGCCCAGGGAAACCCTTAAACCCTCCGAGGATAACCAGGAACTCCAAACTTTTTTCATGAAAGACCCAAGGATCCCCACCAATATTTCGGGGAGGAAGAATCCTCGCGTGAAGTTTCCTACATTTATCCTAAGTCTATCATAGCTAAACAGATGAAGTCCTGGGGACAGGTTCCCCGAAAACTCAAAATGCATCCCAAAGGCGAAATCTAACCAAAAGAAAGGAAGTCCAACATACCTGAAGGTTGCATGATGAAGAATAGGTGGAAATTGTAGAGCTGGAGATGATCATCGGGGAAGCGGCAACCGGAGAGAAGGCAGTGAAATCCTGAGTGAAGAAAGTGAGCGTAAAACCCTAATTGAGAGATACTACCCTTTTTATAGAGCCTGCACGGAAGGCGAAACGTCGCGTCGGCTGACACGCCATTTCCTAGACAACGACTGCCTCATTATGACCCTAGTCCTTAGGCCATCATTACACTCTTAATACGCCGCCAGTCACCCAAATGTCTGCCACACGCTATCGTTTTGCATCCCCGACGACCAGCGAGCGTACCACTCTCCCCGCGAGAATTCTCTGCTCGTCTTGGTACGATCCGCCCGACGAAGCATCTGTACGAGCAGCCCCCTGACATGTATTGACCGAGATCTATAGTGAACAAACATAAAGTCACAGCTCCCTGCCTGGAAGctacgacttggggggctcctgttctggactaggCCGACGCATGACCCAAACACAGCGAGAGGCCCAAATTCAGCCTGACCTTGGGGAAGGCCCAATCTAGCTCCTCGTCACCAAGGCTTACGTCTGCCCGGACTCCGAGCATGCGCCACGCTGGGTTCAACCTGGCAAGACCACGAGTCTCTCGAGCAGGCACTCACTCCGAGCACCTCCGCCTACCCTCTTCACCGaggaccctcctcctcgtagggttcCTTCACCACACAATCCTCCGAATAAGGCGTAGTCCACGCACCTCCGAGAAGATCGCGTCTCCCCTGAAACTTCGGAGCGATTGACCCAGGATGGAGACCACGTGCTGGTCTCTGCTACACCCGTAGGATTCTGGCAGTCTCTATTTTGGGCCTGGAAATTCAATCTAATATGGAGATCTTGGCCCAGCGTTGGGGACTATAAATATCCTCTTTCACAAGAGGGTCAAGTAACTTCAATCATTCTCACTCTTACCTTGTACTTGCACTCTAATTGCTCTCTCTTCTccctttggcatcggagtaccttgcaggtacaccccctagtTCACAGAAGTCCAACACGTTGCAGGCCCTGACGATCCTCCTGATCAGGTAAGATCAGAAACCATGACTGAGATTTCATTTGTTCTCTAATATATCATGTCAATTCCATGCTTTTGAATCATTGACAATCATATCTTTGTTGATGTGCATCTTTTGAGTCACATGATTATACAAATCATAGTCTCATTTTTGTATGATATCCTATGAACAtcatattttcacttttttcatCCAACTTACTTCTTGTTTGATCAAGTATGTTAGAaattggtatgataatcctggatatcttcaagaatcgtgttagttcactttccgaacaaagtattttgaccctattcttgtctgggttcacgaaatctttgcggggataattctcgaagaataatctgtttctgacaatagatcacagatcagaatgtagaggaagtatatATTTCGTATCCGAAACCGatgccaaatgactccttatataggagatcaacaatagaaaccgaaatgacacacctgttcggtaaaaacagttatgtctgttgggatacgacacacctgttcggtaaagcggttatgtcggttgggaaaggatgcaactattcaaacgaatttttcAAACGGGGCGCTGCCCTGCACCctgccaggggctccgccccttggaccccgacggaacgctgccccgcaccccgccaggggctccgccccttggaaccccgtttctattattcgtattcaattgcacgtttggctctacgagcgtgcactccgcactaccctaactcgtttcaagcttaacgcataattgcatcggcctacagtaaatcacattactaccaaaatacattgatgatactaaaatcaccaacagagTATGTGTTTGAAACATAGTTTTTCATTTTTTCCGTCCAACTTACTTCTTGTTTGATCGAGTATGTGTATGAAACATAGTGATCCAATCACTTTCAGATGCTTCACATTTGGTTTTCTTCTACTCCAAGCTTCCTTAGGCACTTTCATCTTCAGCTTCTTGGTCAagcacttgtttaggatatatgcATCAGCTTCTTGGTCAagcacttgtttaggatatatgcATGTGTTGACTACTTCTCCAGCATGCTCTTTATGCTAAACCATTATGTTGAAGAGTATAGGGTAAGATAACTTCATGATTTAAGCCTTCAAAGATGCAAAATGACTCAAATTCTTGAAGTGTACTCTCCACCACCATATGTCATTATAACTTTTATTGCTTTTCCACTCTTATTCTCAATTGAGGTCTTGAATTTCTTGAACACATCAAGAGCCGCACACTCATATAATCAATTAGAACTAGCCAACTTTTGCATCTAATACTTTCATTAaacattttagtaaaacaaattgtTTTATCATagtaaactaataaaaaaaattcttcaaaattTATACACAAATAAGAATATAAGACCGTGGAATATGACATTAGAATAGAGCAAGctaaatgcaatgtatgaaaaaacaaataattaagctACATTTAATTGACTTATTAGTTTATTGAggcaaaaaaagaagaaaagataagaTTACTTTCATACTCTTTTCCATAATCCATGCATGGTGTGGTGTTTATTGGCACACGCATTTCACTCGGAGAATAGTTATTCCCCATGACTGAAATGAAATATATATTCTTATAAACAAATAGTAATGTTTAGCCAAGAAGAAAACTGATGTACAATTCAAATAGACGTTATTACCCATTTATATTTTTGGTAAGAAAACATACATTCTTTTGATCCATATTGAAATAGTTGCAGTGGGAAAAAAGCAAGGGTTTATAATGATTTTCCTCAAAAAAACCTATCTGCATATTTTTGCTGCTTGCATTCTCATGTGCAAAAGAATTTATTCTCTAGCTTTTTTGGATCCATACTTGCAAGACCTATATTGTccattacattataaataaccaTCATTGCATCCTGTGAATTGGCACACACATACACAATAGTATCAATACTTGATATCAACTGCAGCTAGCTACTTATTGATTCATGGGCAGAACAAACACGTTGATGCATCTCCGGTAACGATTATAATCTTTAACTTAATAATACTACTATAGTAATTAACTCATTCTTTGAATTAATTAATGATGAAATTAATCAATAACAACACAAACTTACTATAATATTGGGTGCTGCAGGAGATCTGCTAAGGGAGCGGAGAGTACTACCGGGCTCTGCAAATTGATTTTAGGAAGGGAAGCTGGGTCGCTGCACCTGGTTGATCAAAAGACTAAGAGTGGCAGTATTGGGAAGAAGGCCCCGTCGTATTCATGCTGCTGGGTTCCGCACCCAAGGACTGGAATTTACTTCCCTGTTGGCCATGACTGGGTAATGGAAGATGTTCCTGAAGGCGCTGCAACGTTCTCTGAGACCTGTTTCTTCAGAAATTAAAAACCATGTTCATTAATCCATGCTACTGTTAAACTAGCTAGCTACTTTGGAGGAGTGGATTGACAACAATCACAATCCCATGCTCCTTATTGCCATATATATGCACCCACTCAGATTAAACTAATGTAATATTAGACTTCCATCTCACCAGAAAATAAATACATCACTACTACTATGTTACATATGTAGTGCTTTCAGCCCTGCCATCTACCACCAAcatcaaataacaataataatatatcaTATCTATAACTAATTGGTtccaatttctttcataaaaaggAATAAAATGATTCCAAAATGAAAATACAGTGTTAAATCATAATAAACTTTTACAATAAAGTGTTGCTTAATTTCTGCACCAAGAGATCAACCCATAACAGAAAGATGTACTTTGCTTTTTTAAAAGGACAAGAAAAACGTACTTTACTAACAAAAAGTTAAGTGATGAAAGCTAAAGCCAAGTGAGGTATCAAACTGAACAAATTGAATCGAGGAGttctaatttttcaatttttgttgGGTATTGAAGTAAATGGTAATAATTCATGGGAGGGGCCTTAAATGTATAATTTCTGTGAAATTTTAAAATGGTGAGGCCATAAAATTAGTGGAGACAAATTAGTTGAGGAAACCAGTATATACAAATTTTGTTTGGTGTAAAACTAGAGGAAATACCATAAAATTAGTGTTGACTAATATATTTGTTTATTGGAGTAGGATTGAGGTCTAAAGCAATGGCTTTAGTGGAATGTAATTGATATATTCAGTGgaaaatattggaattataagTAAAAACTCTCTTTCTATCCTGTTGAGAAGTTCAACATTAGGGATGAGTTCAATTCTACTCAAACCTGCACCATTTTAAAATTTGGAAATGCGTTGAAAGCATATTCAGTTAATGAGCACTGTAAAACTAGAAGATTTCAGCCATTTTCAAAGATATAGATTATTACATGCACACATAAGTCCATAGTTTTATCTGCAAGATCAACTacaaaaacataatatattattttctaatgATTGCACAACAAACATTGATCAAACAAAATTCAGTAAAAGATAGTGCACTTCTTCTATTACCTCCACtgattttttttatgttgatACAGTAGGAATTTGATTTTTGCAAAAAACCAATAATATGCAGTCACTCCGAGATCTTTGATACATCTGCAAAACAAGCCATCTATATCTACAAAATATGCAAAAAACAGAATGTTAACGAAAGTTgaggaaaaacaaaagaaaattttaaaaacaaacagGATACTACACACCAGGACAGATGGAGAAAGAAAAGTGCTTAAGAAAAGATGATATAAAGTGTTCGCAAAGTAGTATTCCAAACAGTGATGCATTGAGATATTCAAAGAGACTTTTCATGTGTCTAGCACCAGATATCACCTTGTTTTTTGAGAATGCAAATCCAAGGCATCAATAAATATTAAAGTTAGACCTGAGAAACAATACAGCTAAACTGCCAAAACAACCAAGTGCGTCAAATGTTTCAAAGCATATATGCAAAGTAAATTACAAAGTTGTCATCATCTTGGATTCTTGGGGTACGGATTCACATAGAAGAGGCGGCGGCAGATATCAGCATCTtaggaaaataaattttaatccaCCTGTGAAGCCTAGTTGCTGAGAAAACTCAAGTATATTCTATACTCAAGGATAAATCTTCAAGTTCATGTTCTTCTAAAAATAAGTGTCCAACATATCACAGATGATTTTGCAACTATAAAAAAAGACAGTAGCATTGAAAAAATTCTTCTTTAGCAAGGCATGCACAACAAACATCCAGAGGCATAATGCTGCATTACTAATTACAAAGATAGACTTTATTCAACACAAAAGCATGTTCTGTCTCATTAATACTACTTTTGCTTCTTTTATGCCAAATCGCTCAAATCAAACTAGACGAATAAAACTTGCGTAGTTTTCTTATTAGTAAGATAGATGAATCAGTTGATTAAACAGGAACCATGGTTGGTTTCACGGAGTTCCATTAATTGTGAATTTCCAAGAGACAAAAACATGAAATTAGTAACTACAAAACAGAGCTTGACAACATAAAACTAGGAAGTAGTAACCACAAAACAGTGCTTGATATAAAATGTGATCTTTGAGTTTTAAATGACAAATGTAAAATTCATTCAAACATCAACTATACCTGCAGGAATAATCTTTAATAAAGCTCCTAAAACAAAAGCctaataattcatataaaatgtTACCATTACACTACATGACAATTCAAATCATAACAGCCTTTGCTGCAAGTGTTTTTCTTCTAGATAGCATTGCTATATTATATACATGGTATTGATATTGAGCACCAACCCCTCCCCCTTCTCTTTCTGTTTTTTAATTTCCCTTCTTTATGTACAACCAGACCAGCCAGCATTGACGAGCAGACATACTGTTACCTTTTTTCTCCAAATAAGCTGCAGTAAAGGGAGTAGTGACACCCCGCCCTTCACTACTACATTAGGTGAACCACCAAACCCCATactcaaatattatataaattctGGTAAAAACTGAAGCAAGTCATTCACCAACTCATGGCAATTCCCTTGCCATTCTCTCTAGTAACCTACTTTTCTCCTCCTTGGAAACCTGCGGGTCAATATTACCGAGGTTTTTCACAAAACTGTTTACCTCGTCTATTCGATTGTGCTTGCAATACCAATCAACAACGGAGTTATACGTATTCTGGTCTGGCCTACATCCCTGCTTGATCATGTATCGAATAACATCAATAGCCTCAACAAACATTGAGTCAGCGGCATAAGTTGTAACAAATGTGTTGTAAGTTACAACATTTGGAACTAGTGCCGAATCTTTCATTTCGGAAAATATCCTCAAAGCCTCCTTCATCCTGCCATTTTTGCAGTATGCGTAAATAACAGTATTATATGAAATTTTATCTGGTTTCATACCTTTCTTCAGAATTTCCCTTAAGATTTCTTCTGATTTTTGGAACTTTTCAGAACGGATGTACATATACATCAAGCTATTGTATGTAGTCAAACTTGGAGTAAAACCGTTCGCATAGATGAAGCCCAAAATCTCATTGGCCTTGGAGACCACCTGCTTCCTCCCATATATTGAAATCATTGCATTCAGAGTAGTCAGGGCAGGTGTAATTCCTCTTTTCCTTAATTCTAAAAAAGCGTGTTCTGTCTCCATTAGGAGATCACTCTTGCTACTTACTAGAACAAGTGTTTTCAACAGAACAGGATGTGGTTCAATAGAGCCATCGTAAATCTCCTCACCAAGTGCTTTCATCTTTTCAATCTCCTTACCATTGGCATAGGCATTAAGCAGAGAAGAGTATGTCAGCTCATTAGGTTTACACCCACCATCCTTCATTTCAGCAATAATTTTCTCTGATTGTTCCCAAAACCCACCTCGAGCCAAGGCGGCTAGAACAGCATTATAGGTAGAGAGATCAGGAGACACTCCAGCTTCCAGCATGCTTTTATAAACAGCCATTGCTTGATCGAATGAACCACATCTACTGTACGCACTAATTAAAGTGTTGAAGGTGTCCCTCTCAGGCACAAACCCCGACCTCTTCAACTCTTTAAACACTCCTGCTACTTCAGAGTCCAGTTGATTCTGTCCAAACACAGCCAAAAGTGTGTTCCAAGTAACAATATCAGGAGAGCACCCACATTCCTTGATATCCTCAAAAACCTTCATCATTTCCACAAACTTTCCACGATTACCATGCATCTTGATAAGAGCATTAAAGATGCAAATATTAACCTTGCATCCCGCAGCTTTCATTTCTTTATAGACTTCAAAAGCAAACTCATCTTTCCCAGCCTTCTCAAACCCTGAGAAAAGTGTGGTGTAGGTAAAAATATCCGGCATAATCCCTTTCTCCACCATTTGACTTTTAAGCCGCAATGCTTCCTCTAACAAACCCCCTCTAACATAAGCAAATATCAACGAGTTATAAGTAATAATGGATGCAGAGAAGCCATTACTTTCCATATCTTTAAGCACCTGCAAAGCCTCCTCGGGGCGTCTAGACTTTGCAAAAACATCTAACAACGCATTATAAGTAACCCTATCAGGAACAAACCCCGCCATCTTAATCTTATCAAACACATTAACAGCTTCATGATATAGAGAACCCCGACGACAACAAGTGATAAGTGTATTGTAAGTATACAAATCAGGAGCAACTCCATTCATTTTCATAGAATCAAAAAGAGCCTTAACACGAGACCACGGCATACCCATTTTTCCATAAACACTCAATATGGAATTATAAGTAATGAGATTAGGGCTACAATCATCTCGTTTCATCTTATTGAACACAGCAACAGCATCACTGTACCTCCCCTTACTAGCATAAGCAGTTATCAAACAAGTATAAGCATAAACATCAATCTCAAACCCATCATTCTCAAGAGTTCGAAGCAAAGACGCCGCGGATGAAACCCGGCCGGCTTTTCCAAGAATGTTAACTATAACAGCAATTGCAGAACCGGTTAAAAGATTAGCACAGCCTTGCTGGTTGCGAACCCAATCAAAAACGGCGAGAGCGAGTTCGgattttttttcaaaccctaagGCTTTGATTATGGCGAGAATATCACGAGATAAAAGAGTGGGATGTGGATGTGGTTGGGTGAAAAGGGGACCTAGGATATTATCGAGTTGAATGGAATCGGCGGGAGAGTGGAGTAAGGTGTTGAGAATATGCTGACCTGAGGAAGAAAGGTGGTGGTTGGACCATGGCTTGTCGAAGTTGGGGTCGGGGGAGGATTTTCCGATGGACATACGGGTTCGGGAGTGTGAGGTGGAATTGAAGTCATTGATGACAAGAGTGGTTATTGAGGAGGGTTTGGAAGTGGAGGCGGAGGCGGAGACGGAGGGTGGTGGGTTTGGGAGGAGTAATGGAAGAGATAGGTTTCCTACCATTTCCAttgctccttcttcttcttttcgtgTGCGGGAACAAAACAactgtttgatttt is part of the Vicia villosa cultivar HV-30 ecotype Madison, WI linkage group LG2, Vvil1.0, whole genome shotgun sequence genome and encodes:
- the LOC131652642 gene encoding pentatricopeptide repeat-containing protein At5g02860-like translates to MEMVGNLSLPLLLPNPPPSVSASASTSKPSSITTLVINDFNSTSHSRTRMSIGKSSPDPNFDKPWSNHHLSSSGQHILNTLLHSPADSIQLDNILGPLFTQPHPHPTLLSRDILAIIKALGFEKKSELALAVFDWVRNQQGCANLLTGSAIAVIVNILGKAGRVSSAASLLRTLENDGFEIDVYAYTCLITAYASKGRYSDAVAVFNKMKRDDCSPNLITYNSILSVYGKMGMPWSRVKALFDSMKMNGVAPDLYTYNTLITCCRRGSLYHEAVNVFDKIKMAGFVPDRVTYNALLDVFAKSRRPEEALQVLKDMESNGFSASIITYNSLIFAYVRGGLLEEALRLKSQMVEKGIMPDIFTYTTLFSGFEKAGKDEFAFEVYKEMKAAGCKVNICIFNALIKMHGNRGKFVEMMKVFEDIKECGCSPDIVTWNTLLAVFGQNQLDSEVAGVFKELKRSGFVPERDTFNTLISAYSRCGSFDQAMAVYKSMLEAGVSPDLSTYNAVLAALARGGFWEQSEKIIAEMKDGGCKPNELTYSSLLNAYANGKEIEKMKALGEEIYDGSIEPHPVLLKTLVLVSSKSDLLMETEHAFLELRKRGITPALTTLNAMISIYGRKQVVSKANEILGFIYANGFTPSLTTYNSLMYMYIRSEKFQKSEEILREILKKGMKPDKISYNTVIYAYCKNGRMKEALRIFSEMKDSALVPNVVTYNTFVTTYAADSMFVEAIDVIRYMIKQGCRPDQNTYNSVVDWYCKHNRIDEVNSFVKNLGNIDPQVSKEEKSRLLERMARELP